A genomic region of Metopolophium dirhodum isolate CAU chromosome 1, ASM1992520v1, whole genome shotgun sequence contains the following coding sequences:
- the LOC132953847 gene encoding phosphatidylinositol 3-kinase 3-like, translating into MINKFCRSDPRCSHCGGSKHSITECPTVLATDPLCLFCKLPHVATDRSCQEWSVQKDIKRIMAIENLSYKDALDFKKNKYCTSAFKYSDIVNSQLPNSNNIYTDIPLNEENFPILNESHHFFNSKKNKRKPLNMSNNNRVVLPVASSYSPPNGSYLNNISNQHNPIVNNLNDLSWVHTLSIKLSETLINSPSLSSPFSSSSLQSLIESSLTSLLAIPNVKHLS; encoded by the coding sequence atgataaataaattctGTCGCAGTGATCCAAGATGCAGTCACTGTGGTGGCTCCAAACATTCTATCACAGAATGCCCGACCGTCCTCGCCACGGACCCCTTATGCCTCTTCTGCAAACTTCCTCATGTTGCCACTGATCGTAGCTGCCAGGAATGGTCTGTTCAAAAGGACATCAAGAGAATCATGGCTATAGAGAATCTCTCTTACAAAGACGCCTtagattttaagaaaaataaatattgtacgtCTGCTTTTAAATACTCTGATATTGTAAATAGCCAGCTTccaaattctaataatatatatactgatATCCCTCTTAATGAGGAGAACTTTCCAATTTTAAATGAAagtcatcatttttttaattctaaaaaaaacaaaagaaaaccccttaatatgtcaaataataatagagtTGTCCTACCCGTTGCTTCATCTTATTCTCCTCCTAATGgcagttatttaaataatatctctAACCAACACAACCCGATAGTGAATAACCTAAACGATCTTTCTTGGGTACATACACTATCCATAAAATTATCCGAAACTTTAATCAACTCCCCCTCCTTATCCTCTCCTTTCTCCTCCTCTTCCCTTCAATCACTAATTGAGTCTTCTCTAACTTCCTTACTAGCTATACCTAATGTTAAACATTTATCCTAA